In Desulfobacteraceae bacterium, the DNA window GCCGTCATGGCGGCGGCGCCGGTCTTGCCAGGCGCACCGGCCAGCACCAGCAGGTGGCCGGTGGTGCCCTTGTGGGCGCCGGCCGGCCGCGCGGCAAGGGCGCCGGCAAAGGCCGGGGGGGTGAGCAGGTAGTGGCGGGGGTGGGCCTTGGCGACGATATGGGGCGGAATCCCGATATCCACCACCCGCAAGGCCCCGCTGAAGGTCGCCCCGGGCTGTTGAAAATGGCCGGTCTTGGCCAGCCCGAAGGTGGCCGTCGCCTGCGCCCGGATGCAATCGCCGCAGGGCTGTCCGGTGTCGGCATGGAGACCCGAGGGGATATCGACGGCAAACACCGGGCGCCCGGAGCGGTTGATGAAACCGATCACGCTGCGATAAAACCCCCTCACTTCGGAGGTCAGGCCGGTGCCCAGGATGGCGTCGATCCACAGATCAACGGCGGCCATCTCCTCCCGGCGGGCGTCAAAGACGGCCTCGTCGGGCAGGATCACCACCGGCACCGAGAGGGGCGCCAGCAGCTCGAGGTTGGCGGCGGCGTCCCCCCGTACCCGCTCTGCGGCGCAGAGCAGATAAACGGTTACCGCAAGCCCCCGCTGGGCCAGGCAGCGGGCCATGACGAAGCCGTCACCGCCGTTGTTTCCGGGCCCGGCGGCCACCGCCAGCCTGCGGCCCGCCAGGTCGGGAAAGCGCTCCAGCAGAAAACCGGTGGCACCGCGGCCGGCGATTTCCATCAGCACCCGCCCGGGGATGCCGAAACCCTCGATGGTTTCCCGATCCATCGCCTGCATCTGGGATGCCGTGACAAGGTTCATGGCGGTCGTCTTC includes these proteins:
- a CDS encoding NAD(P)H-hydrate dehydratase, with amino-acid sequence MNLVTASQMQAMDRETIEGFGIPGRVLMEIAGRGATGFLLERFPDLAGRRLAVAAGPGNNGGDGFVMARCLAQRGLAVTVYLLCAAERVRGDAAANLELLAPLSVPVVILPDEAVFDARREEMAAVDLWIDAILGTGLTSEVRGFYRSVIGFINRSGRPVFAVDIPSGLHADTGQPCGDCIRAQATATFGLAKTGHFQQPGATFSGALRVVDIGIPPHIVAKAHPRHYLLTPPAFAGALAARPAGAHKGTTGHLLVLAGAPGKTGAAAMTAMAALRSGAGLVSLGVPAALNAVLETLVLEAMTVPLPAAADGGLGSAAAGEILGLLPGKKCLALGPGLGTGDDTRALVRQLLSVCPLPVVIDADGLNCLAAEPAVLKDLEVPVILTPHPGEMARLAGVTVQEVQTDRIACARHFAQEFNVHLVLKGAGTVVAHPDGSVYLNPTGNPGMAAGGMGDVLTGVIAGLVTRGVPPAEAARAGVYVHGRAADGLARQVAPWGYLASEVMAAIPGQFRELAGGADPAPGLAGG